Proteins from one Burkholderiaceae bacterium DAT-1 genomic window:
- a CDS encoding acetyl-CoA C-acyltransferase, whose amino-acid sequence MSDAIVIVSAARTPMGGLQGDFASLTASQLGATAIRAAVERAGIAATDVEEVIMGNVLPAGQGQAPARQAALGGGLPLSANATTINKMCGSGMKAIMQAHDQLKAGSADVMVAGGMESMTNAPYLLAKARGGFRLGHGEIKDSMFLDGLEDAYQKGSLMGVFAEQCAEKYGFTREAQDEFAQRSLSRAQVAVREGLFKDEIVPVTVPGRKGDVVISEDEQPLKASPEKIPTLKPAFKKDGTVTAANASSISDGAAALVLMRESEATKRGLKPLARIVGHATHAHEPGWFTTAPVGAMEKLFAKTGWTADSVDLYEINEAFAVVTMAAMHDLNLPADKVNVHGGACALGHPIGASGARIVASLIYALKRYGKTRGVASLCIGGGEATALAVEVL is encoded by the coding sequence ATGTCTGACGCAATCGTAATCGTTTCCGCCGCCCGCACCCCGATGGGTGGTCTGCAGGGTGATTTTGCCAGCCTGACAGCCAGCCAGCTGGGCGCTACTGCGATTCGTGCCGCTGTCGAGCGCGCCGGGATCGCTGCAACTGACGTTGAAGAAGTCATCATGGGCAATGTGCTGCCCGCAGGCCAAGGTCAGGCACCTGCACGTCAGGCTGCACTGGGTGGCGGCTTGCCGCTGTCGGCCAACGCCACCACCATCAACAAGATGTGCGGCTCCGGCATGAAAGCCATCATGCAGGCCCACGACCAGTTGAAGGCTGGCTCGGCTGACGTGATGGTGGCAGGCGGCATGGAATCCATGACCAACGCCCCTTACCTGCTGGCCAAGGCGCGCGGCGGTTTCCGTCTCGGCCATGGCGAGATCAAGGACAGCATGTTCCTCGATGGTCTGGAAGATGCATACCAGAAGGGTTCGCTGATGGGCGTATTCGCCGAGCAGTGTGCCGAAAAGTATGGCTTCACCCGCGAAGCGCAGGATGAATTCGCCCAGCGTTCGCTGAGCCGTGCACAGGTGGCCGTACGCGAAGGCCTGTTCAAGGATGAAATCGTGCCGGTGACCGTACCGGGTCGCAAGGGCGATGTGGTGATCAGCGAAGACGAACAGCCGCTGAAGGCCAGCCCGGAAAAGATTCCTACACTGAAGCCCGCCTTCAAGAAAGACGGCACGGTCACTGCTGCCAATGCATCGTCGATTTCCGACGGCGCGGCTGCACTGGTGCTGATGCGCGAATCCGAAGCGACCAAGCGTGGCCTGAAGCCGCTGGCTCGCATCGTCGGTCATGCCACACACGCTCATGAGCCAGGCTGGTTCACCACTGCCCCCGTTGGCGCCATGGAAAAGTTGTTCGCCAAGACAGGCTGGACCGCTGACAGCGTTGATCTGTACGAAATTAACGAAGCTTTTGCAGTGGTCACCATGGCAGCCATGCACGATCTGAATCTGCCTGCAGACAAGGTGAATGTACACGGCGGCGCCTGCGCGCTGGGCCACCCGATCGGCGCATCCGGCGCCCGTATCGTGGCTTCGCTGATCTACGCACTGAAGCGCTACGGCAAGACCCGTGGTGTAGCCAGCCTGTGTATCGGCGGTGGTGAAGCGACCGCGCTGGCAGTCGAGGTATTGTAA
- a CDS encoding MaoC family dehydratase, translating into MKLWFEDLKPGRVFHGGPIKVETADVIDFAERFDPQPFHLDEAAGAASVFGTWVASGWHTAALTMRMLADSELNNIANGLMGLQIDKLIWHQPVKPGDVLTAEFSVISRRHSRSKPGFGVITLAWRTTNQEGLQVMSLENAIWVACHPEGDTP; encoded by the coding sequence TTGAAACTGTGGTTTGAAGATCTGAAGCCGGGCCGCGTCTTTCATGGCGGCCCGATCAAGGTAGAAACGGCAGATGTGATCGATTTCGCGGAGCGATTCGATCCTCAGCCTTTTCATCTGGATGAAGCGGCAGGTGCTGCCAGCGTATTTGGCACCTGGGTGGCGAGTGGCTGGCATACCGCCGCGCTCACCATGCGCATGCTGGCCGATAGCGAACTGAACAATATTGCAAACGGCCTGATGGGGCTGCAGATCGACAAACTGATCTGGCATCAGCCGGTGAAACCAGGTGATGTCCTCACCGCAGAATTCAGCGTCATCAGCCGCCGCCATTCGCGTTCCAAGCCCGGCTTTGGGGTCATCACGCTGGCATGGCGTACAACCAATCAGGAAGGCCTGCAGGTGATGAGTCTGGAAAACGCCATTTGGGTGGCCTGCCATCCCGAAGGAGACACACCGTGA
- a CDS encoding acyl-CoA dehydrogenase family protein → MILDEEHQMIRDSVRDFAQEQLWPTAAQRDEAHAFPHDEIRAAAELGLLGLTVPTDYNGAGLDYLASAIAIEELAAGDGAFSTIVSVHNSVGCGPLVAFGTEDQKQRFLTKLASGEWLGSFCLTEPQVGSDAGAIKTRAVKDGEHYVLNGAKQFITNGKNGQISIVIAVTNPEAGKKGLSAFIVPTDTPGYLVSRVEKKLGQNSSDTCAITLDSCRVHESLRLGAEGDGYKIALSSLESGRIGIAAQALGMARSAFEAALRYSKERVTFGKPIFEHQAVNFRLADMATQIEAARQLIWHAASLKDAGQPCLKEASMAKLFASEMAERVCSDAIQTHGGYGYLNDFPVERIYRDVRVCQIYEGTSDIQRLVIGRAIGADI, encoded by the coding sequence GTGATTCTCGACGAAGAACATCAGATGATTCGCGACAGCGTGCGCGATTTCGCCCAAGAGCAATTGTGGCCCACCGCCGCACAGCGCGACGAAGCCCACGCATTCCCGCATGATGAGATCCGTGCAGCTGCCGAACTGGGGCTACTGGGTCTGACGGTCCCGACCGACTACAACGGCGCTGGGCTCGACTATCTGGCCTCCGCCATTGCAATTGAAGAACTGGCTGCCGGTGATGGCGCCTTCTCGACGATTGTTTCGGTGCATAACTCGGTTGGATGTGGCCCGCTAGTGGCATTTGGCACCGAAGATCAGAAACAGCGCTTCCTGACCAAACTGGCCAGTGGCGAATGGCTGGGCAGTTTCTGCCTGACCGAGCCGCAAGTAGGCTCGGATGCGGGCGCCATCAAAACCCGCGCAGTCAAGGATGGCGAGCACTATGTGCTGAACGGTGCCAAGCAGTTCATCACCAACGGCAAGAATGGTCAGATTTCGATCGTCATTGCCGTCACTAATCCGGAAGCGGGCAAAAAAGGTTTATCCGCCTTTATCGTACCGACGGATACACCGGGCTATCTGGTTTCCCGCGTGGAAAAGAAGCTCGGCCAGAACTCCTCCGACACCTGTGCTATCACGCTGGACAGCTGCCGCGTACATGAAAGCCTGCGCCTCGGCGCTGAAGGCGATGGATACAAGATTGCCCTGTCGAGTCTGGAATCAGGTCGAATCGGTATTGCAGCGCAGGCACTCGGCATGGCACGTTCCGCCTTTGAAGCTGCCTTGCGTTACAGCAAAGAGCGTGTCACCTTTGGCAAACCGATTTTCGAACATCAGGCCGTCAACTTCCGCCTGGCCGATATGGCAACGCAAATTGAAGCCGCACGCCAGCTGATCTGGCATGCCGCCAGTCTGAAAGATGCCGGTCAGCCCTGCCTGAAGGAAGCCTCCATGGCCAAGCTGTTCGCCAGCGAAATGGCTGAGCGCGTGTGTTCGGATGCGATCCAGACACATGGGGGCTATGGTTATCTCAATGACTTCCCGGTTGAACGTATTTACCGGGATGTGCGTGTCTGCCAGATCTACGAAGGCACCAGCGATATCCAGCGTCTGGTGATCGGACGGGCGATCGGTGCAGACATCTGA
- a CDS encoding GNAT family N-acetyltransferase, producing MHERIVRIDPEQWALLRSLRLQALQDAPYAFGKRYEEIAERRDEFWQTHTRHYAESNDSATFILCREGNPVGMIGALLEGGRADHAFVCAMWVSPNYRRGGAGQRLVDIATRWLADQGAERINAWIAEGNPRAIQFYERIGFVQTDQTRPLKGMPAVNERLLAFDCAML from the coding sequence ATGCATGAACGGATTGTAAGAATCGACCCGGAACAATGGGCACTGCTGCGTTCCTTGCGCCTGCAAGCCCTGCAGGATGCCCCTTATGCCTTTGGCAAGCGCTACGAGGAGATTGCCGAGCGCCGCGACGAATTCTGGCAGACGCACACGCGCCACTATGCAGAGAGCAATGATTCTGCCACCTTCATTCTGTGCCGCGAAGGCAATCCGGTCGGCATGATTGGTGCGCTACTCGAGGGCGGACGTGCAGATCATGCGTTTGTCTGTGCAATGTGGGTCTCGCCAAACTACCGCCGCGGCGGAGCAGGACAGCGTCTGGTGGATATCGCCACACGCTGGCTTGCGGATCAAGGTGCCGAGCGGATCAATGCGTGGATTGCCGAGGGAAACCCCAGGGCAATCCAATTTTATGAACGGATCGGGTTTGTGCAAACCGACCAGACTCGCCCGCTCAAGGGTATGCCAGCCGTGAACGAACGCCTGCTGGCATTTGACTGCGCCATGCTCTGA
- a CDS encoding methylcrotonoyl-CoA carboxylase, translated as MNVIHNTVNPKTEQFKLNTEAMQSLVADLRTRAAAVEQGGGEVARNRHTARGKLLPRDRVAQLLDVGSPFLEVGQLAGIGQYDDQVPSAGIIAGIGRVSGVECMIIANDATVKGGTYYPTTVKKHLRAQEIALQNHLPCIALVDSGGANLPNQDEVFPDRDHFGRIFYNQANLSAAGVPQIAAVLGSCTAGGAYVPAMSDYSVIVKQQGTIFLAGPPLVKAATGEVVSAEDLGGADVHAKISGVADYYAHNDAHALDTVRRIVANLNWKKPMSITTRPVEAPLYSADELYGIVGADLKKPFDIRQVIARIVDGSKFDEFKETYGNTLVTGFAHIHGYPVGIVANNGVLFSESAQKGAHFIELCSQRNIPLVFLQNITGFMVGRKYEAEGIAKHGAKMVTAVATSKVPKFTVVIGGSYGAGNYGMCGRAYSPNFMFMWPNSRIAVMGGEQAAGVLAQVREEALAKKGQILTEAEREAIKKPLRDQFEGQSHPYYATSRLWDDGIIDPRDTRMVLGLAISASLNKPIEPTKFGVFRM; from the coding sequence ATGAACGTCATACATAACACAGTCAATCCCAAAACCGAGCAATTCAAGCTCAATACCGAAGCCATGCAGTCACTGGTTGCCGATCTGCGCACCCGTGCAGCTGCGGTCGAACAGGGCGGCGGCGAAGTGGCCCGCAATCGCCATACCGCTCGCGGCAAATTGCTGCCACGCGATCGCGTGGCGCAGTTGCTGGATGTCGGCTCGCCTTTCCTCGAGGTCGGCCAGCTTGCTGGTATCGGTCAATATGATGATCAAGTGCCCTCCGCCGGCATCATCGCCGGTATTGGCCGTGTCAGCGGCGTGGAATGCATGATCATCGCCAATGATGCAACGGTTAAGGGTGGCACTTACTACCCCACCACCGTCAAAAAGCATCTGCGCGCGCAGGAAATCGCCCTGCAAAACCACCTGCCCTGCATCGCACTGGTCGATTCGGGTGGCGCGAACCTGCCGAATCAAGATGAAGTCTTCCCGGATCGCGATCACTTTGGCCGCATTTTCTACAATCAGGCCAATCTGTCGGCTGCTGGCGTGCCGCAAATCGCCGCTGTGCTGGGTTCGTGTACGGCCGGTGGCGCGTATGTGCCGGCGATGTCCGACTACTCGGTGATCGTGAAGCAGCAAGGTACGATTTTCCTGGCAGGTCCGCCTCTGGTGAAGGCCGCGACGGGTGAAGTGGTGTCCGCCGAAGATCTGGGTGGTGCCGATGTGCACGCCAAGATTAGCGGTGTGGCTGATTACTACGCCCACAACGATGCGCATGCACTCGATACTGTGCGCCGCATCGTGGCCAATCTGAACTGGAAAAAGCCGATGAGCATCACCACCCGCCCGGTGGAAGCGCCGCTCTATTCGGCAGATGAACTGTACGGCATTGTCGGGGCAGACCTGAAGAAGCCCTTCGACATCCGTCAGGTGATCGCGCGTATCGTCGATGGCTCAAAGTTCGACGAATTCAAGGAAACCTACGGCAATACACTGGTGACCGGCTTCGCACATATCCACGGCTATCCGGTGGGGATCGTTGCCAATAACGGCGTGCTGTTCTCCGAATCCGCACAAAAGGGCGCGCACTTCATAGAGCTGTGCAGCCAGCGCAATATCCCGCTGGTGTTCCTGCAGAACATCACCGGCTTCATGGTCGGCCGCAAGTACGAAGCGGAAGGTATCGCCAAGCATGGCGCCAAGATGGTGACCGCTGTCGCCACCAGCAAGGTACCTAAATTCACCGTGGTGATCGGTGGCTCCTACGGCGCGGGTAACTACGGCATGTGTGGCCGCGCCTACAGCCCGAACTTCATGTTCATGTGGCCCAACTCGCGCATCGCGGTGATGGGCGGCGAGCAAGCTGCGGGCGTGTTGGCGCAGGTGCGCGAAGAGGCGCTGGCAAAGAAGGGCCAGATTCTGACCGAAGCAGAACGCGAAGCCATCAAGAAGCCGCTGCGCGATCAGTTCGAAGGCCAGAGCCACCCGTATTACGCCACCAGCCGCCTGTGGGACGATGGCATCATCGACCCGCGCGACACCCGCATGGTGCTGGGTCTGGCGATTTCCGCCAGCCTGAACAAACCGATCGAGCCGACCAAGTTCGGCGTCTTCCGCATGTAA
- a CDS encoding enoyl-CoA hydratase/isomerase family protein: protein MSDSLKITIEASGIATLTMSRGEVHNAFDDVLISEMTDALLQLEQNPDVQIVILAAEGKSFSAGADLGWMQRMAKYSEAENLADAGKLASLMRTLDHLKKPTIAAVQGAAFGGGVGLVACCDIVVAAPQALFCLSEVKLGLIPAVISPYVIQKLGIAASRRYFLTAERFDAETAARLGLVHEIVAREEVLPRAHALATAMLANSPQAMAEAKRLIRDVALRPVSTELIDETARRIAAIRVSAEGQDGLNAFLEKRQPGWIKANPAG, encoded by the coding sequence ATGTCTGACTCTTTGAAAATAACCATTGAAGCCAGCGGGATCGCCACACTCACCATGAGTCGCGGTGAAGTACATAACGCCTTCGACGACGTGCTGATCAGCGAGATGACCGACGCGCTGCTGCAGCTGGAGCAAAATCCGGATGTACAGATCGTGATACTGGCCGCTGAAGGCAAGAGCTTCTCTGCAGGGGCCGATCTCGGCTGGATGCAGCGTATGGCGAAATATTCCGAAGCGGAAAACCTCGCCGATGCGGGTAAGCTGGCGTCTCTGATGCGCACGCTGGATCATCTGAAAAAGCCGACTATTGCTGCCGTGCAAGGCGCAGCATTTGGTGGCGGCGTGGGTCTGGTGGCGTGCTGCGATATCGTCGTGGCCGCGCCGCAAGCCTTGTTCTGTCTGTCGGAAGTCAAACTGGGGCTGATTCCTGCAGTGATTTCGCCCTATGTCATCCAGAAGCTGGGCATCGCCGCCTCGCGCCGCTATTTCCTCACCGCCGAACGCTTTGACGCGGAAACCGCCGCCAGACTGGGTCTGGTGCACGAGATCGTTGCCCGCGAAGAAGTCTTGCCACGCGCACACGCACTGGCTACCGCCATGCTGGCCAATAGTCCGCAGGCCATGGCGGAAGCCAAGCGCCTGATCCGTGATGTGGCACTGCGCCCGGTTAGCACTGAGCTGATCGACGAAACCGCCCGCCGCATTGCAGCGATTCGTGTCAGCGCCGAAGGTCAGGATGGCCTCAATGCGTTTCTGGAAAAGCGCCAGCCCGGCTGGATTAAAGCCAACCCAGCCGGTTAA
- a CDS encoding acetyl/propionyl/methylcrotonyl-CoA carboxylase subunit alpha translates to MFKKILIANRGEIACRVIKTARALGIKTVAVYSDADAQSRHVKLADEAWHLGGPAPRDSYLLADKIIDIAKRSGAQAIHPGYGFLSENEAFADACADNGLVFIGPPTSAIAAMGSKSAAKQLMEQAGVPLVPGYHGDDQDADLLQREADRIGYPVLIKASAGGGGKGMKIVEKHEDFAGQLASAKREALASFSDDKVLIEKYLTKPRHVEIQVFADTHGNAVYLFERDCSVQRRHQKVLEEAPAPGLAAELRREIGEAAVRAAKTVGYVGAGTVEFIFDTLSNAFYFMEMNTRLQVEHPVTEMITGQDLVEWQLRVASGERLPKLQDELTQRGHAFEARVYAEAPARDFLPQIGTLTHLRQPEDSAFVRIDTGVESGDEISQWYDPMIAKLIVWDESRERALERLASALNEYEVVGLETNLDFLRRLATHPAFAACDLDTGFIGRHRDALIPAEAGPDEDALALAALAELASIEARQAQSRARHEDAGSPWWNAAGWRMNQDNSHALHFKHLDQEYKVVAHYRAEGFDLEIGDNRLFATATLDNGRLTARLNGRKLTVSVVFADGNLTLIRDGHNLTLHPFNPLLAGLEQVDAGGGLTAPMPGTVVAVHVEAGQVVEKGDALLILEAMKMEHTIVAPQAGKVGAIFYQKGEQVSEGAALIEIVEA, encoded by the coding sequence ATGTTTAAGAAAATCCTCATTGCCAATCGCGGCGAAATCGCCTGTCGAGTCATCAAGACAGCGCGCGCCCTCGGTATCAAAACCGTTGCCGTGTATTCCGATGCCGATGCGCAATCGCGCCATGTGAAACTGGCGGACGAAGCATGGCATCTGGGTGGTCCTGCCCCGCGTGATTCCTACCTGTTGGCCGATAAAATCATCGACATCGCCAAGCGCAGTGGCGCACAGGCGATTCACCCCGGCTACGGCTTTCTGAGTGAGAACGAAGCCTTTGCCGATGCCTGTGCCGACAATGGTCTGGTCTTCATTGGCCCGCCGACCAGCGCGATTGCTGCAATGGGATCGAAGTCTGCCGCCAAACAGCTGATGGAGCAGGCCGGCGTACCGCTGGTGCCGGGTTACCACGGGGATGATCAGGACGCTGATCTGCTGCAGCGCGAGGCCGATCGCATCGGCTATCCAGTGCTGATCAAGGCCTCGGCTGGCGGCGGTGGTAAGGGCATGAAGATTGTCGAGAAGCACGAAGACTTCGCCGGTCAGCTGGCCTCCGCCAAGCGCGAAGCACTCGCCAGCTTCAGCGACGATAAGGTGCTGATCGAAAAATACCTGACCAAGCCGCGCCACGTGGAAATTCAGGTGTTTGCCGATACACACGGCAATGCCGTCTACCTGTTCGAGCGTGATTGCTCGGTGCAGCGTCGTCACCAAAAGGTGCTGGAAGAAGCGCCTGCGCCGGGTCTGGCAGCGGAACTGCGTCGCGAGATCGGTGAAGCCGCCGTACGTGCAGCGAAGACGGTAGGTTATGTTGGCGCGGGAACGGTCGAATTTATTTTCGACACGCTGTCCAATGCCTTCTACTTCATGGAAATGAACACCCGCCTGCAGGTGGAACACCCTGTCACCGAAATGATCACCGGCCAGGATCTGGTCGAGTGGCAACTGCGCGTGGCCTCGGGCGAGCGTCTGCCCAAGCTGCAGGACGAGTTGACCCAGCGCGGCCACGCCTTCGAAGCGCGTGTCTATGCAGAAGCGCCTGCACGCGACTTCCTGCCGCAAATCGGTACGCTGACCCATCTGCGTCAGCCGGAAGACAGTGCATTCGTGCGTATTGATACCGGCGTGGAAAGCGGAGACGAGATTTCGCAATGGTACGATCCAATGATCGCCAAGCTGATCGTATGGGACGAAAGTCGCGAGCGTGCGCTGGAACGTCTGGCCAGCGCGCTGAACGAATACGAAGTGGTCGGCCTCGAAACCAACCTCGATTTCCTGCGCCGTCTGGCCACCCACCCTGCTTTTGCCGCCTGCGATCTGGATACCGGATTCATCGGGCGTCATCGCGATGCGCTGATTCCAGCCGAAGCCGGTCCGGATGAAGACGCATTGGCGTTGGCTGCACTCGCTGAACTTGCGTCCATCGAAGCGCGTCAGGCACAAAGCCGTGCACGTCATGAAGATGCAGGTTCGCCGTGGTGGAATGCCGCTGGCTGGCGCATGAATCAGGACAATAGCCATGCGCTCCACTTCAAGCATCTCGACCAAGAATACAAGGTCGTCGCGCACTATCGCGCCGAAGGCTTTGATCTGGAGATTGGCGACAATCGCCTGTTTGCGACCGCCACGCTGGACAATGGACGTCTGACTGCGCGCCTCAATGGCCGCAAGCTGACCGTTTCTGTGGTCTTTGCCGATGGCAACCTGACCCTGATCCGCGATGGTCACAACCTGACGCTGCACCCATTCAACCCGCTGCTGGCCGGTCTGGAACAAGTCGATGCGGGCGGTGGCCTGACTGCACCGATGCCGGGTACCGTCGTTGCCGTGCATGTGGAAGCCGGACAAGTCGTCGAAAAGGGCGATGCGCTGCTGATCCTCGAAGCCATGAAGATGGAACACACCATTGTCGCGCCGCAAGCAGGCAAAGTGGGCGCGATCTTCTATCAGAAGGGTGAACAGGTCAGCGAAGGTGCTGCCTTGATTGAAATCGTGGAGGCTTGA
- a CDS encoding hydroxymethylglutaryl-CoA lyase, translating to MALPKKVTIVEVGPRDGLQNEKTPVSTETKLAFIDKLADAGLKVIEATAFVSPKWVPQMADHLEIMQGLKRRAGVRYPVLVPNMKGYESARSVGADEIAVFGAASEAFSQKNINCSIDESIERFAPVIETARRDGVAVRGYVSCVMGCPYQGDVPLEDVARVAQKLYELGCYEISLGDTIGRGTPEQARRMIEAVAKHVPVEKLAAHFHDTWGMATANLYAVLDMGVATIDSSAAGLGGCPYAKGASGNVATEDVVYLLNGLGIESGVNLDKLAEAGRFIGEHIGRSSGSKTAQALAAQLS from the coding sequence ATGGCACTGCCGAAAAAAGTCACCATCGTCGAAGTCGGCCCGCGCGACGGGCTGCAAAACGAGAAAACACCGGTCTCCACTGAAACCAAGCTCGCCTTTATCGACAAGCTGGCGGACGCCGGTTTGAAGGTGATCGAAGCCACCGCTTTTGTGTCGCCCAAGTGGGTGCCACAAATGGCCGACCATCTGGAGATCATGCAGGGGCTGAAGCGCCGCGCTGGTGTTCGCTATCCGGTGCTGGTACCGAACATGAAGGGTTATGAATCCGCCCGCTCGGTGGGTGCCGATGAAATCGCCGTGTTTGGCGCGGCTTCCGAAGCCTTCTCGCAGAAAAACATCAACTGCAGCATCGACGAGAGCATCGAACGCTTTGCGCCGGTGATCGAAACCGCCCGCCGCGATGGCGTCGCCGTGCGCGGCTATGTGTCCTGCGTGATGGGTTGCCCGTATCAGGGCGATGTGCCGCTGGAAGACGTCGCCCGTGTCGCTCAGAAGCTCTATGAGCTCGGCTGCTACGAAATCTCGCTGGGTGACACCATCGGCCGTGGCACACCCGAGCAGGCACGCCGAATGATCGAGGCCGTCGCCAAGCATGTGCCGGTCGAGAAATTGGCCGCCCATTTCCACGATACATGGGGCATGGCCACCGCCAATCTCTATGCCGTACTCGACATGGGCGTCGCCACCATCGACAGCTCGGCCGCCGGTCTTGGTGGATGTCCGTACGCCAAGGGCGCCAGCGGCAATGTGGCGACCGAAGATGTGGTCTACTTGCTCAACGGGCTGGGGATTGAATCAGGCGTGAATCTCGACAAGCTGGCTGAAGCCGGTCGATTCATTGGCGAGCATATTGGCCGCAGCAGCGGGTCAAAAACAGCTCAGGCACTGGCTGCACAATTAAGCTGA
- a CDS encoding methyl-accepting chemotaxis protein: MEAVRHLKMQHKLSLLLAIPLLGIAAVAIVGLLTMGALKDRVEAVYVSSAAPLYELSKVSALVPRTRIDVMQAMMDSMDSGSAYRSPQERAERLQKKIEEMSSAIKKLQDGRVSPDLKADVDTIAVLYREMAETSLGPFSVAIRDGKIDDAKAIYPKYIKQYEKLRDHVNELMPKQIKIAAAAYEAANATYRHQSQLIYGVIVLSALVSIVFGYLLARMITGDLDALRRTMMEAAANLHLSVRATVAGRDEFGELSDAFNRLMGAFESALRQIREFGRQVNGRSDAVAQAARSIADSSQAQSESAQRTAAAIEEVATSVQQMAYTAKQTAALSQSVQQLSDQGGQVVHENAGNAQTLSGAIQTTAQLTDNLARRSHEINAIVGVIREIADQTNLLALNAAIEAARAGESGRGFAVVADEVRKLAERTTGATAEIGNMLSGIRTDVDSVVSDTGRCSDLIDESMRYSERAIEALQQIRTGAETSAQHIADIASSTEEQSCAAEEIARQVDQIASMAGRNSESVQAASSAADGLADLARQLESEIARFRLD; this comes from the coding sequence ATGGAAGCTGTCCGACATCTCAAAATGCAGCACAAGCTATCGCTTTTGCTGGCCATTCCCTTGCTGGGAATTGCAGCAGTCGCGATCGTTGGGCTGCTGACTATGGGGGCACTGAAGGATCGCGTTGAGGCGGTCTACGTCAGTAGTGCTGCGCCACTATATGAACTGTCCAAAGTGAGCGCGCTGGTACCTCGCACCCGCATTGACGTCATGCAGGCCATGATGGATTCGATGGATAGTGGAAGTGCATATCGATCGCCGCAAGAACGTGCGGAGCGTTTGCAGAAAAAGATCGAGGAAATGAGCTCCGCCATCAAGAAGCTGCAGGATGGGCGGGTTTCCCCCGATCTCAAGGCAGATGTGGATACCATTGCCGTCCTGTATCGCGAGATGGCCGAGACCAGCCTTGGACCGTTTTCTGTCGCAATCCGCGACGGGAAAATCGATGACGCCAAGGCAATTTATCCCAAATACATCAAGCAATATGAAAAGCTGCGGGATCATGTCAATGAGCTCATGCCCAAGCAAATCAAGATAGCAGCCGCAGCGTATGAGGCGGCGAATGCAACCTATCGCCATCAGAGTCAGCTTATTTATGGTGTGATTGTACTGTCTGCGTTGGTGAGCATCGTATTTGGTTACCTACTGGCCCGGATGATTACAGGCGATCTCGACGCTTTGCGGCGCACCATGATGGAGGCAGCGGCAAATCTGCATCTGAGTGTGCGTGCGACTGTTGCTGGAAGAGATGAATTCGGTGAGCTGTCCGATGCTTTTAACCGGCTGATGGGGGCATTTGAATCTGCCCTGAGGCAGATACGCGAGTTTGGCCGACAGGTAAATGGCCGCTCAGATGCAGTAGCGCAAGCTGCACGTTCAATTGCCGACAGTTCGCAGGCGCAGAGTGAATCTGCCCAGCGTACTGCAGCCGCCATTGAGGAAGTCGCAACCAGCGTTCAGCAAATGGCCTACACGGCCAAGCAAACGGCAGCCTTGTCCCAGTCCGTTCAGCAGTTATCGGATCAGGGCGGGCAGGTTGTCCATGAAAATGCGGGCAATGCGCAAACCTTATCCGGTGCGATACAGACAACTGCACAACTGACCGACAATCTCGCCAGACGCTCGCATGAGATCAATGCCATTGTCGGGGTCATTCGCGAAATCGCCGATCAAACCAATCTGCTCGCGCTCAATGCGGCCATCGAGGCTGCGCGTGCCGGCGAGTCCGGGCGTGGATTCGCGGTGGTTGCAGACGAAGTGCGTAAACTGGCGGAGCGCACTACGGGCGCAACGGCTGAAATCGGCAATATGTTGAGTGGTATCCGAACGGACGTCGACTCGGTCGTATCCGATACCGGGCGCTGTTCCGATCTGATCGACGAAAGTATGCGCTACTCGGAGCGCGCAATTGAGGCGCTGCAGCAAATCCGGACGGGGGCAGAGACCTCTGCTCAGCATATCGCGGATATCGCCTCGTCGACCGAGGAGCAAAGTTGTGCTGCCGAAGAAATTGCGCGCCAGGTGGATCAGATCGCATCCATGGCTGGACGTAATAGCGAGTCGGTACAGGCCGCGTCAAGTGCTGCGGATGGTCTGGCGGATTTGGCCCGGCAACTCGAATCAGAAATTGCCCGATTCCGACTTGATTAA